The genomic DNA TTTCGGGGGTGTTCACGTTGGGACTCCAGGAATTTCGGGCAAAAGGATCCCGCCCCCATGCAAAGCGGGAGTTCGGCGAGGCGGACGGTGGGTGCCGGCGGGCAAAGCCCGCGCGACGGCGGGTTAGTCGCTCGGGTGCATCAGCAGGCTTCCCCGGTCGACGCGTGATTCGGCCTCAAGGGCGAGGGCTTCGGCGTGCTCCATATGCTCGTGCATGAGCGCGCGCGCACGGTCGGCATCGCGCGCGCGGAAGGCGTCCATCAGGCCCGAGTGGCTGTGGATGATTTCGTCGTCGAAGCGGTCGAAGCTCTCCTGCGCGTTGCGCACGACAATCACGCGGCGAATGATGTCGTTGAGCAGGCGGCAGAACAGCGCCAGCATGGGGCTGCTGCACGCATCGGTCAGCCGGTCGTGAAACAGCAGGTCCGCTTCGCGCCGCTCGTTCCAGTCCGCGCTGCCGCCGTGCGCCGGATGGCTCAGGCCGATCAGCGCATCGAGATCGGCCAGGTCGGCGTCGGTCAGGCGCAGTGCCACGTTGGCAGCCAGCTCGGGCTCCACCGCGCGCCGCAAGGCGTAGAGCGTGGCGATATCGACCGGCTGGAAGTAGAGGAAGTTGGAGACGGCTTCCAGGCAGCGGTCGTACGAAGGCTGCGCCAGCGTGGCGCCGCCGTTGGGCCCGGTGCTGACGGTGACCAGGCCCTGCACCTGCAAGGCGGCCAGCGCCTCGCGCACGGTCCCGCGCGCCACGCCCATCTGCTCGATGAGCGCGGCCTCCTGCGGCAGCTTGTCCCCCACCTTCTGGTGCGTCTGGACGATCCAGCGCTTGATGTCGGTGACCACCTGGTCGGAGCGCTTCACGCGCCTGGTGCCCGATATCTTGGGCTTGGGATCCTTTGACATCACTTGCAGCCTATTTATGATCATAATTATCATGATTATGATCGGCTGGCTGGTTCTTCCAATACGGGTATTCCCTGCGGCGTGGCCCAGCGCCTACAGGTCCTGCGCCCCGCAGGCCCGCTCGGCACCCGCAGTCGCCTGCGCATTGCCAACCAGGGCCAGCAACCCACGCTATAGAGCGTGGTGGATTTCGTGCTTGAGGCTGGGATCGGCTGCGGACATGGTGGCTCGGAGTCCGCCTGAAGGGCGTGGGCTGTTGTGCCGGAGGGAGGATTGCGGCGGCGAGCCCTACGGCGGATGGCGCAGCTATCATTTGCCTGGTGCCCAAATGACGGCAAGCAAAAAAATGAACCGTGAGATCACCGACGCAGCCACGCTGCGGGACGCGCTATCAGAGTTGGGAGCGGATGACATCGATCACCATGGTCGCGCGCTGTCCGCGCATCTGCTCGGAACCTATGCGCTTCTTGGCGCCTGGGGCAATCCCCACTTCGTCGCGTTAGCTGGGGCGTTCCACAGCATCTATGGCACGGAAGAGTTCGCGGCCAAGGCACAGCCGCTTTCGCGCCGCGGGACGATTGCTGGCCTGATAGGGACCGAGGCGGAGAACCTTGCCTACTCCTTCTGCATCGCCGACCGGAGAGCGCTATACAACGTGCCGATCGAGGGCCCATTTCACATTGTTGCGCCAGAGCATGGGCATCGGGTTGCCATCAGCAGAGGCACCTATGCAGCGCTGTTGGAAATCGAGGTGGCCAATATTGTCGAGCAAGCCGCAAACCAGAAGGGCGTTTCTCAAGCCGTGGTTCAATTCTGGCTGCGCGCATTTGAGTCACGGCGGCCGTTTCTTTCGAGTGGCGCCGTTGCGGCTTATCGGGTGGTACTAGCTGATTACGAGGTTCGTGGGGTGTAGAAAAGCCCGCGCCAGCCAGGGACGTCCCCCGGCACCAATGCACTCCATAGACAAGCCTGCCATGCCAGAGACCCTGAAAATCCGGAAAGCAACCAAGGCAGATGCCCCGGCGCTTTGCTCTGCCGAGCGGACAACAGCCGCCACCCCGGCCTGCTTGTATCGCGGCAACATGAGTTCCATGAATCCGCATTCGAGCAAAAGATCGAAGCCCTATCGACAAAGGGCTCCTATCTCGTAGCCGAGGTCAACGGGGAGCCGGTTGGCCACGCGCTGCTGGAGCCGTTGGGACTGGAATCCGTTGCGCACGTCTTCACGCTGACGATCGTCGTCCATCCCGGGCACCTTGGCCTTGGGATCGGAACCGCGCTGATGGCGGCACTGCTGGCATGGGCGGATCGCACACTGGCCGTCGAAAAGATAGAACTGCGCGTGCGCGAGACCAATAGGCGGGCTCGCATTCTCTATGCGCGTTTTGGCTTTGTTCAGGAGGGACGTTTCGAGAAGCGGATACGTCTGCCCGATGGGTCATATCTGGCCGATATCTCCATGGCCAGATTTCCTCAGCCTGAATAGAGGCCAATTGGCGCCCCCGAAAGCGAAGCTGGAGACACCCGACGCCGGCCACCACGCGCCCAACTGGCTGCCACGCGTTGGTGACTCGCCCGGCACCGCCTACACTTCGCGACACCAGCCGGCGTTTCATCGCAGCGACCTGCCCACCGCACAGGTGTGCGCCGAACATGAGCACCATCGCGTTTCCGACAAGACTCTGACAAGACTGGAAGCCCACCATGCTCACCGGAATCCTCCACCACACGCCCCTCCGGGTCTGGGCCTTGCTCGCGGGCCTGATCGCGCTCGGCCTCTCGCAAACCGTCCCCAGGCGGATGACGCCGGCCCGCGCCACGGCAGTGCCCATCGCCATGGCACTGGTCTCGCTGGGCGGTGTCATCTCGGCCTTCTCGCGGCAGCCGCTCGCGCTGCTTGGATGGGGAGTCGGCGTGGCTGCCGCCATGACGCTGGCCAATGCCATCGGCTCGTGGAACGGCATTCGCTGGCTGGAGGCGGATCGCCGCCTGATGGTGCCCGGCAGCTGGGTGCCGCCGGGGTTGATCCTCTGCCTGTTCATCACCCGCTTTGCCGTGAACGTTGCCATGGTGGTGAACGCCGGCTTGCTGTGGCATGGTGGCGTAGCGATGCTGATCGGCTTTATCTACGGTGCCGTTAGCGGTATCTTTCTGTCACGCAGCCTGGTCACCTGGAGGCTGACCCGGCAGGCTATGCCCAACAGCGTGCCGGGCTGATCACTCAGGCCGCCACGGAAGCCAGCAACCGCTGTCCCGAACCACGTCCAGGCCTGCAGTCATGAACGCACTCGAGAAGTTTCAGCTGTTTATCGCGGCCCCGTCGGTGCTGGCATTCGCCTTGATCGAGGCCATCATCCTGTCGCGCCGCCAGCGTTACGACTGGCGGGCGTTCGGGGTGTCGGCGCTGGACCTGGTGGCGCGCATTGCGGTGGGGATTGCCTTGCCGCTATCGATCGCGGCGCCACTGGTGCGCCTGGCTTTCGAGCACCGCTTGATGACGATCCATCCCAGCGGCTGGATCGCGCTGCCGCTGCTCTTTATCGGGCAGGAGTTCTGCTACTACTGGTATCACCGTGCGGCGCACAGGGTGCGATGGTTCTGGAGCAACCACGCGGTGCACCACTCGCCGAACCAGCTGAACCTGTCGGCTGCGTTTCGCATCGGGATTCTCGGCAAGCTGACGGGCACGGCGCTGTTCTTTGCGCCGCTGGCGTGGATCGGCTTCGAGCCGCGGATTGTGTTTGCCGTGTTGTCGCTGAACCTGCTTTATCAGTTCTGGATACATGCGACGTGGATTCCGCGGCTGGGCTGGCTGGAGGGGATCATCAATACGCCGTCGGCGCACCGGGTGCATCACGCGTCCAACCTTGAGTATCTGGATGCGAACTATGGCGGTGTGCTGGTGGTGTTCGATCGCTTGTTTGGCACCTACGTGAAGGAGCGCGCAGACCTGCCCTGCCGGTATGGCCTGGTGCATCCGATCGAGAGCGTGAATCCGCTGCGGATCGAGTTCACGCAGTGGGTGCATCTGTTGCGCGACCTGGCCGGGGCGCGCAGCCTGCGCGCGTTCCTCGGGTACTTGTTCATGCCGCCGGGCTGGGCGCCGCATGGCGAGGGCAATACCACGGCGGAACTACGCGCGCGGCGCCCGCAGGCCGAGATGTCGCGGGGGTTGCCGGTGGCTGACATCCGGCCACAGCGCATCACGCGCTATCCCGCTAAGGAACTGGCCTGGCTGTGGCGCGAACTGCGGATTGGCGTGCCGGTGGCGTTCGGCGCCGCCGGCTTCTTCACCATCTTGTTCCGCGAGCCGTTTGGCGCGAGCCTGGCCTATTCCCTCTGCATCACGGTGATGATCCAGCTCCTGATAAAGGTGGGCCGCTATGGACTGCTGCGCTGGCTGCCGGATCACTCGGCAGGGGCCACTCCCGGCGCGCCCGCCACGCAGCGGCGCTGGCCGGACTGGAAGTGGATGGCCCCGTGGATTGTCGTGTCGGGCGTGGCGGGCTACTTCGGCGGGCATGCGATCGGCGACGTGCTGACCGGCGGCCGTGGCGCGCCGGCGGATCTGGCGCAGAATCCGCGCGCCCTGCTGCTGAGCATGACGGTGGTGCTGGTGCTGGCATTCGCCATCTCCTACTTCCACTATGCACGCGGCCGCCTGGCGGCGGCGGAGGCACGCACGCAGGCGGCCATGCGCAGCGCCGCGGAGAATCAGCTGCGGCTGCTGGAGTCGCAACTGGAGCCGCACATGCTGTTCAATACGCTGGGCAACCTGCGCGTGATGATCGGGCAGGACCCACAGCGCGCGCAGGTGATGCTGA from Cupriavidus sp. D39 includes the following:
- a CDS encoding FadR/GntR family transcriptional regulator, translated to MSKDPKPKISGTRRVKRSDQVVTDIKRWIVQTHQKVGDKLPQEAALIEQMGVARGTVREALAALQVQGLVTVSTGPNGGATLAQPSYDRCLEAVSNFLYFQPVDIATLYALRRAVEPELAANVALRLTDADLADLDALIGLSHPAHGGSADWNERREADLLFHDRLTDACSSPMLALFCRLLNDIIRRVIVVRNAQESFDRFDDEIIHSHSGLMDAFRARDADRARALMHEHMEHAEALALEAESRVDRGSLLMHPSD
- a CDS encoding DUF6817 domain-containing protein, whose protein sequence is MTASKKMNREITDAATLRDALSELGADDIDHHGRALSAHLLGTYALLGAWGNPHFVALAGAFHSIYGTEEFAAKAQPLSRRGTIAGLIGTEAENLAYSFCIADRRALYNVPIEGPFHIVAPEHGHRVAISRGTYAALLEIEVANIVEQAANQKGVSQAVVQFWLRAFESRRPFLSSGAVAAYRVVLADYEVRGV
- a CDS encoding GNAT family N-acetyltransferase; amino-acid sequence: MLCRADNSRHPGLLVSRQHEFHESAFEQKIEALSTKGSYLVAEVNGEPVGHALLEPLGLESVAHVFTLTIVVHPGHLGLGIGTALMAALLAWADRTLAVEKIELRVRETNRRARILYARFGFVQEGRFEKRIRLPDGSYLADISMARFPQPE
- a CDS encoding DUF6622 family protein; the encoded protein is MLTGILHHTPLRVWALLAGLIALGLSQTVPRRMTPARATAVPIAMALVSLGGVISAFSRQPLALLGWGVGVAAAMTLANAIGSWNGIRWLEADRRLMVPGSWVPPGLILCLFITRFAVNVAMVVNAGLLWHGGVAMLIGFIYGAVSGIFLSRSLVTWRLTRQAMPNSVPG
- a CDS encoding sterol desaturase family protein, coding for MNALEKFQLFIAAPSVLAFALIEAIILSRRQRYDWRAFGVSALDLVARIAVGIALPLSIAAPLVRLAFEHRLMTIHPSGWIALPLLFIGQEFCYYWYHRAAHRVRWFWSNHAVHHSPNQLNLSAAFRIGILGKLTGTALFFAPLAWIGFEPRIVFAVLSLNLLYQFWIHATWIPRLGWLEGIINTPSAHRVHHASNLEYLDANYGGVLVVFDRLFGTYVKERADLPCRYGLVHPIESVNPLRIEFTQWVHLLRDLAGARSLRAFLGYLFMPPGWAPHGEGNTTAELRARRPQAEMSRGLPVADIRPQRITRYPAKELAWLWRELRIGVPVAFGAAGFFTILFREPFGASLAYSLCITVMIQLLIKVGRYGLLRWLPDHSAGATPGAPATQRRWPDWKWMAPWIVVSGVAGYFGGHAIGDVLTGGRGAPADLAQNPRALLLSMTVVLVLAFAISYFHYARGRLAAAEARTQAAMRSAAENQLRLLESQLEPHMLFNTLGNLRVMIGQDPQRAQVMLNQVISFLRATLQASRSGSHPLSCEFDRIADYLALMQVRMGARLQIELDLPAGLASLPVPPLLLQPLVENAIKHGLEPIVAGGWIKVTARRESGMLVLGVRDTGVGLSELPPGSDCFGTSQVRERLAQLYGKAASFQLLAAGDDDGGTLATVRLPLS